From the genome of Kryptolebias marmoratus isolate JLee-2015 linkage group LG19, ASM164957v2, whole genome shotgun sequence, one region includes:
- the LOC108228917 gene encoding interferon-induced protein 44 isoform X2, whose protein sequence is MFKMFCEFQSFILFVCFILTVLYIQWRDINWVNNEADLQFLRNYTPQVKGQQLRVFLHGPAGAGKSSFINSVQSVLRGRIYRQALVDNTSHDSFTKEFNTFKIPKDPESFYPFVFNDTMGLSTTGGILEEDLKLALKGHMKEGYRFNPESPLPETEEFYNKCPKLNDKVHILVCVIPATTLSIMSDKVVEKIRKVREEASRLKIPQFAMLTKIDEAFPEIEVDVQNVYKLPSVKDQMRKFSVDVGIPMNCIFPVKNYYEEIELNKDMNTLILSAMKNIIYSGDDFIKFIQRETGSDKGRWAPKF, encoded by the exons atgtttaaaatgttttgtgaatttcaatcatttattttgtttgtttgtttcattttgacagtTCTTTACATACAATGGAGGGACATAAACTGGGT AAACAACGAGGCTGATCTGCAGTTCCTGAGAAACTACACACCTCAGGTTAAGGGTCAGCAGCTCAGGGTTTTTCTTCATGGACCAGCTGGAGCTGGAAAATCTAGTTTCATCAACTCAGTCCAAAGTGTCCTGAGAGGCAGAATATACAGGCAGGCTTTGGTGGACAACACCTCACATGACTCTTTCACTAAAGAG TTCAACACATTCAAAATCCCAAAGGATCCTGAGTCTTTCTACCCTTTTGTCTTCAATGACACCATGGGTCTGAGCACCACGGGAGGCATACTGGAGGAAGACCTTAAACTGGCTTTGAAGGGACACATGAAGGAGGGCTACCGG ttcaatCCTGAATCTCCGTTACCAGAGACTGAGGAGTTCTACAATAAGTGTCCAAAGCTGAACGACAAAGTACACATTCTGGTTTGTGTCATTCCTGCCACCACATTAAGTATAATGAGCGATAAGGTTGTTGAAAAGATCAGAAAAGTCCGAgaggaagccagcagactgA aGATTCCTCAATTTGCCATGCTCACCAAAATTGATGAGGCCTTCCCAGAAATAGAAGTAGATGTGCAGAATGTCTACAAGCTACCATCTGTGAAGGACCag atgAGGAAGTTCAGTGTTGATGTGGGAATTCCAATGAACTGCATCTTCCCTGTGAAGAACTATTACGAGGAAATCGAGTTGAATAAGGACATGAATACTCTGATTCTGAGCGCCATGAAAAACATCATCTACTCTGGAGACGACTTCATCAAATTCATCCAGA
- the LOC108228917 gene encoding interferon-induced protein 44 isoform X3 yields the protein MWRFRDKRAAKNEEVLYIQWRDINWVNNEADLQFLRNYTPQVKGQQLRVFLHGPAGAGKSSFINSVQSVLRGRIYRQALVDNTSHDSFTKEFNTFKIPKDPESFYPFVFNDTMGLSTTGGILEEDLKLALKGHMKEGYRFNPESPLPETEEFYNKCPKLNDKVHILVCVIPATTLSIMSDKVVEKIRKVREEASRLKIPQFAMLTKIDEAFPEIEVDVQNVYKLPSVKDQMRKFSVDVGIPMNCIFPVKNYYEEIELNKDMNTLILSAMKNIIYSGDDFIKFIQKTLGETGSDKGRWAPKF from the exons atgTGGCGTTTTCGTGATAAACGTGCAG ccAAGAATGAAGAAG tTCTTTACATACAATGGAGGGACATAAACTGGGT AAACAACGAGGCTGATCTGCAGTTCCTGAGAAACTACACACCTCAGGTTAAGGGTCAGCAGCTCAGGGTTTTTCTTCATGGACCAGCTGGAGCTGGAAAATCTAGTTTCATCAACTCAGTCCAAAGTGTCCTGAGAGGCAGAATATACAGGCAGGCTTTGGTGGACAACACCTCACATGACTCTTTCACTAAAGAG TTCAACACATTCAAAATCCCAAAGGATCCTGAGTCTTTCTACCCTTTTGTCTTCAATGACACCATGGGTCTGAGCACCACGGGAGGCATACTGGAGGAAGACCTTAAACTGGCTTTGAAGGGACACATGAAGGAGGGCTACCGG ttcaatCCTGAATCTCCGTTACCAGAGACTGAGGAGTTCTACAATAAGTGTCCAAAGCTGAACGACAAAGTACACATTCTGGTTTGTGTCATTCCTGCCACCACATTAAGTATAATGAGCGATAAGGTTGTTGAAAAGATCAGAAAAGTCCGAgaggaagccagcagactgA aGATTCCTCAATTTGCCATGCTCACCAAAATTGATGAGGCCTTCCCAGAAATAGAAGTAGATGTGCAGAATGTCTACAAGCTACCATCTGTGAAGGACCag atgAGGAAGTTCAGTGTTGATGTGGGAATTCCAATGAACTGCATCTTCCCTGTGAAGAACTATTACGAGGAAATCGAGTTGAATAAGGACATGAATACTCTGATTCTGAGCGCCATGAAAAACATCATCTACTCTGGAGACGACTTCATCAAATTCATCCAGA
- the LOC108228917 gene encoding interferon-induced protein 44 isoform X1, translated as MFKMFCEFQSFILFVCFILTVLYIQWRDINWVNNEADLQFLRNYTPQVKGQQLRVFLHGPAGAGKSSFINSVQSVLRGRIYRQALVDNTSHDSFTKEFNTFKIPKDPESFYPFVFNDTMGLSTTGGILEEDLKLALKGHMKEGYRFNPESPLPETEEFYNKCPKLNDKVHILVCVIPATTLSIMSDKVVEKIRKVREEASRLKIPQFAMLTKIDEAFPEIEVDVQNVYKLPSVKDQMRKFSVDVGIPMNCIFPVKNYYEEIELNKDMNTLILSAMKNIIYSGDDFIKFIQKTLGETGSDKGRWAPKF; from the exons atgtttaaaatgttttgtgaatttcaatcatttattttgtttgtttgtttcattttgacagtTCTTTACATACAATGGAGGGACATAAACTGGGT AAACAACGAGGCTGATCTGCAGTTCCTGAGAAACTACACACCTCAGGTTAAGGGTCAGCAGCTCAGGGTTTTTCTTCATGGACCAGCTGGAGCTGGAAAATCTAGTTTCATCAACTCAGTCCAAAGTGTCCTGAGAGGCAGAATATACAGGCAGGCTTTGGTGGACAACACCTCACATGACTCTTTCACTAAAGAG TTCAACACATTCAAAATCCCAAAGGATCCTGAGTCTTTCTACCCTTTTGTCTTCAATGACACCATGGGTCTGAGCACCACGGGAGGCATACTGGAGGAAGACCTTAAACTGGCTTTGAAGGGACACATGAAGGAGGGCTACCGG ttcaatCCTGAATCTCCGTTACCAGAGACTGAGGAGTTCTACAATAAGTGTCCAAAGCTGAACGACAAAGTACACATTCTGGTTTGTGTCATTCCTGCCACCACATTAAGTATAATGAGCGATAAGGTTGTTGAAAAGATCAGAAAAGTCCGAgaggaagccagcagactgA aGATTCCTCAATTTGCCATGCTCACCAAAATTGATGAGGCCTTCCCAGAAATAGAAGTAGATGTGCAGAATGTCTACAAGCTACCATCTGTGAAGGACCag atgAGGAAGTTCAGTGTTGATGTGGGAATTCCAATGAACTGCATCTTCCCTGTGAAGAACTATTACGAGGAAATCGAGTTGAATAAGGACATGAATACTCTGATTCTGAGCGCCATGAAAAACATCATCTACTCTGGAGACGACTTCATCAAATTCATCCAGA